The following proteins are co-located in the Mobula hypostoma chromosome 4, sMobHyp1.1, whole genome shotgun sequence genome:
- the LOC134345385 gene encoding uncharacterized protein LOC134345385 isoform X11: MSNDSIDNRLKFVKRPDEVTGDDDPNVYRVEMSCGHAVDPISLTEWCRSQISQGHFKFHCPALIDETNEGCGEEWSYMEVCRHALLSVEERQLFEEKLATLAASSYCEYKQE, encoded by the exons ATGTCCAATGATTCCATTGACAACAGACTGAAATTTGTTAAGCGACCGGACGAGGTCACAG GAGATGATGACCCAAATGTTTACAGGGTGGAAATGTCCTGTGGACACGCTGTGGATCCCATTTCTCTCACGGAATGGTGTCGGAGCCAGATAAGTCAG GGTCATTTCAAATTCCACTGCCCTGCATTAATAGATGAGACAAatgaaggatgtggagaggaatggTCCTACATGGAGGTGTGCAGACACGCATTGCTCTCTGTTGAGGAACGGCAGCTTTTTGAAGAGAAGCTTGCCACTCTCGCAGCTTCAAGTTACTGTGAATACAAACAG
- the LOC134345385 gene encoding uncharacterized protein LOC134345385 isoform X9 yields the protein MSNDSIDNRLKFVKRPDEVTGDDDPNVYRVEMSCGHAVDPISLTEWCRSQISQGHFKFHCPALIDETNEGCGEEWSYMEVCRHALLSVEERQLFEEKLATLAASSYCEYKQMQPDLLSSSSILCVLLWNSSICRISCLEALYLDHTHPGIVACI from the exons ATGTCCAATGATTCCATTGACAACAGACTGAAATTTGTTAAGCGACCGGACGAGGTCACAG GAGATGATGACCCAAATGTTTACAGGGTGGAAATGTCCTGTGGACACGCTGTGGATCCCATTTCTCTCACGGAATGGTGTCGGAGCCAGATAAGTCAG GGTCATTTCAAATTCCACTGCCCTGCATTAATAGATGAGACAAatgaaggatgtggagaggaatggTCCTACATGGAGGTGTGCAGACACGCATTGCTCTCTGTTGAGGAACGGCAGCTTTTTGAAGAGAAGCTTGCCACTCTCGCAGCTTCAAGTTACTGTGAATACAAACAG atgcagcctgacctgctgagttcctccagcattttgtgtgtgttgctctggaattccagcatctgcagaatctcttgtcttgaAGCTTTATATCTGGATCATACACACCCAG
- the LOC134345385 gene encoding uncharacterized protein LOC134345385 isoform X10 — protein MSNDSIDNRLKFVKRPDEVTGDDDPNVYRVEMSCGHAVDPISLTEWCRSQISQGHFKFHCPALIDETNEGCGEEWSYMEVCRHALLSVEERQLFEEKLATLAASSYCEYKQVRAATTQDDGRMFPGLGRSSLETY, from the exons ATGTCCAATGATTCCATTGACAACAGACTGAAATTTGTTAAGCGACCGGACGAGGTCACAG GAGATGATGACCCAAATGTTTACAGGGTGGAAATGTCCTGTGGACACGCTGTGGATCCCATTTCTCTCACGGAATGGTGTCGGAGCCAGATAAGTCAG GGTCATTTCAAATTCCACTGCCCTGCATTAATAGATGAGACAAatgaaggatgtggagaggaatggTCCTACATGGAGGTGTGCAGACACGCATTGCTCTCTGTTGAGGAACGGCAGCTTTTTGAAGAGAAGCTTGCCACTCTCGCAGCTTCAAGTTACTGTGAATACAAACAG gtgagggcagccacaacTCAGGATGATGGAAGGATGTTCCCGGGGTTGGGAAGGTCCTCCTTGGAGACATATTAA